aacaaaaacaacatggtactggtaccaaaacaggcgggtggaacaacggtacagaatagaggacacagagaccaatccacaaaattacaactatcttatatttgataaaggggctaagagcatgaaatggaggaaggacagcatcttcaacaaatggtgctgggaaaactggaaatcaatatgcaacaaaatgtaACTGAATAATTTTCTCTCAACAttaacaaaagttaactcaaaatggatcaaggagcttgatatcaaatcagagactctgcatctgatagaaggaaaagttggctccaatctacctATTGTATGGCCGGGCTCCAAATTCCCTAATTGggcacccatagcacaagagttaaaaacaagaatcaacaaatgggaattactcaaactaaaaagttttttctcagcaagagaaacaataagagaggtaaatagggatcctacatcctgggaacaaatctttactcctcacacttcagatagagctctaatatccagaggatacaaagaactcaaaaaaattaaacaataagaaaacaaataaccatatcaacaaatgggccaaggacctgaacagacacttctcagaggaggacatacaatcaatcaacaagtacatgaaaaaatgctcaccatctctagcagtcatagaaatgcaaatcaaaaccaccctaagataccatctcactccagtaagattggcagccattatgaagtaaaacaacaacaagtgctggcgaggatgtggggaaaagggtactcttgtacattgctggtgggactgcaaattggtggggCAAATTTGGATAGCACTACGAAGattttttggaaagctgggaatggaaccaccatttggcccagctattccacttcttggactattccctaaagaacttaaaagagcatactatagggatattGCTACAtggatattcatagcagcacaattcacaatagctagactgtggaaccaacctagatgcctttcagtaaaTGAacggatttaaaaaatgtggcatttatacacaatggagtattactctgcacaaaaaaattacaaaataagggAAACGGATGGCATTCGAGCaaactatgctaagtgaagctagccaatccctaaaaaacaaatgccaaatgccttctttgatataaggagagcaactaaaaacagagcagggaggaagagcatgagaagcaGATTAACATTGTAGGGAGGAgaagtgggagagaaagggagagagaagggaaattgctggaaattgaaggagaccacaacattacacacacacaaaaatgcttCTAAACTGCTTACTCTCCATACAAGATCATAGGATTTTTATCATTGGCTCTCAAGAGattaataaaacacagaatgggACCTTCAAATTCCACGAAACTCCAGGAGAGcctttcttctgcactgcagaggAGTCTATTATGGTTCCTTCTCAAGCACATTTTGAAACTGGTGGGCAAATGATtccaaagacatttaaaaacaacaatggcTTCCATGTGGAATGTTCCAGTTGAACATCTCTCAAACAGCTGCTCTTTAAGAAGTACATTTTAAGCCACGTGAggtgggacatgcctgtaattccagattctcaggagcctgaggcagaaggatggcaagatTCAGGCCAGACTTGGCCATTTGAGAAGCCTGtttgaaaataatacaaagagaACTGGGcaggtagcttagtggtagagtgctcctggttCAATGCTCAGTACTGGAGGAGGGGAGAGTAAGTTTTTAGGCTTCAAGTTGTTTTTATCAAGTTCTCTGATTACATGGGAAAAGGAAAACTGTTAAAAGTTGAAGTATTATTTCATAGGACATCACTTTCCTTATtcactttaaatatcttttatgaCTCTGGTTAAATGACTTATCTTTGATAATGATCTAGGACCCCAAGTTTCATGAAGTGCTTTAAACCTTTGGAGATTATTTAGTAATTTCTCTAGGATCAAAGTCTACATTGTCACTTGACCTTGAGCTAATATTGGTATGTTCTAGAGAATTCCATAATTGCTCAAGGGATTTCTAGAAGAGAGACATTAAGGCAATTAGCCTAATTTGATGTGATGGGAAGTTGTGTCAAATATGACATAACTTTTTCAAGTAatatttatttggatattttattaatatttgctttaaaatggcaaaaattcatACAATGTCTCATATGTTCTCAGACATAATTCTGGATTCTATATTAAAATGAATGCCAATCAAATCACCTTGTTAATAGCTGGTTATAGTAAATTCCCAACAGATTTTTAACCAtgttaaaaatctaaatttttatcATCAAGAGCTATCATTTGGATTTTTTCCCTGAATATAACTGAAATCAAATTAATTGATTAAGAAGAAAAAACCTCTAACAAGTTTACTTGAACAAAGGTCTCTCATCTATccatctatgtatttatttattcaattcttTATTGATtgttgctagggatcaaacccaggttctcatgcatgctaggcaaattgTCTAccttttcaaattataatttaaaaatggtgTGGTTATGAATACTTGTAATTCCATCTGCTATGCTATGAACTgataaatataatcaataagtGTGTCAGTTATAGGCTCTAGATTAGTAAAAAAAATATGGATGATGGATATAAAGTTTTGAAAAGTGAGATCAGACAAATATAAGGCAAGAACTGTCATAGACAGGCCTGAGACTCCATTCTGCTGCCTCCTATGAACAActgttacaagagctgtttctgagaaactgaaatgacagctgttttcttatttaaaataaaaacaattgccgttctgtactttgtaccccacagattgtaccctactcaggaggcagtggtggtggtggagagcTACATCCGGGGCTTGAATCCTAttgtgggtctacatgactttgaagtaCATTCTCGCCCCACTGGCCCCCACCCAAATTCAGGGTGTGACGGTCTAGcacctgcttgaacccaggaccctgctcAACTGAACTGAAAGCTAATGTGCTGGCTTGCTGACTGGAAAATTCTGGTCCTGCTTAGGGCCCAGAGGCCCCActtattcatgttttaatttctatgattggTAGCTTACATGACGATAAGCAAGTCACTGAGTTGTGGATTTTGTGCTTATATTGTCTTTGGATGGACCAGGAGGCTGCTGTCCTCTCACAGAGCCTGAGTCTCtgtggtgggtgacagtccctagTCAGGTAAGtaaagctctcttttgatttgaaattcagaCTTAGAGTGCTTTCTGGAGGGATTCCCCATAACACCATCTACTTagcaggctaaggcagaaggatctcaaattcaaggcctgtctcagtaatttagtgagaacctgtctcaaaacaaaattgttttaaaaaaatgggctgggaatgtagctctatGGTGTAgttaccctgggttcaaaccttggcACCcaaactgaataaatgaataatttaattaactaagtaatgaattaaaaaaatgaaaaatgctgaggatgtagctcagtggtaaagctctcctgggttcaatccccaatgccaaaatataaaaaataaaaataaataaattctaggcctaaatattttttaaaaatgcacacctGTACTCATaaaatttctgcaaaagtctAACTCTTCATAGAATAATAAAGGCTGGAGCTTGGAGAAGAGGTGCCCAAGGCCTAATGAACAGGCAAAATTGAATTTAACAGTGACTTCCTGGTGGAGAGCCactccctccaaacccaccttgTTCAACTGTGGCTCAATGAGTTTCAACATTGATTCCGACTCATCTATTCATTCCCTCCAATGGGAGACTGGACCAACCAGGAAAAGTCCATCCTGGCACCGAGAGagaatcaaaccctaaccattgTGTGATGCATCCAGAGAAAAAATCTTCATCCCAAGGGGGAAACCTAATGGTGCTGAAATCAACAGGCAGGAACTGTGTCAAATCCTGATGAAGGGGAAGCAGGGTGCTGGGAAGGGAGGGTCCCTGGGCAGTCCTGCCTGATGGCAGGAACTATCACAAACCAGTCAGCCACAACCTCAGCTTTTCATAAAACCTACCCCACCATGTACCCCCATGTTTTCTAGGAGGACTCCTGGCCAGTTGCTGCCTGTTGTCCTTGAACTGAGGCCACCCTTGGTACTGAGTCTGTGGAGCCAGTGAGAATTGACTCAAAGCTGCCTTTGACACCCTGTCTCCCTTTGCCTCCTGGATGGGGCCCTGTCTCATCTTTCTTTGGGAGTCCTGCATTCCTGCCCTATTATGTCTGACTACCCTTGTTCTTTGGGGAGCCACTGTCTGTTGTGACTTAGGTTGACAGTAACATCTACCTGCCTCCTGCACCGAGTCAAGGGTGGTAAGAGAAGGCAGGGCTGTGGCGTGAAGTCACCCTTTCAGCTGGCTACACACAGACAAATGGCAGAGAAATTCAGAATTCAATTGAGAGACCAGATTTCAATTGTTGTGGAGCCTAAAAAGCAAAGAGGTCTCTGAAATAGCCTTAGCCCTAATTCACTGCACACATAGGAGATTAAATGTGGGTCATTTGTGGTAAGTTATTAGGTGAAACAGAAACCAAAGATCATCTCAGCCACCTGTAAGTATCAAACTGTGATTTGAGCAGGGGTATTTTCCAACAAGATACCCAAGAAGACCATCATGGTTTAGATGCTGTGTCTCCCAacagctcacctgtgagacaatggtTTGGGAGGAGACATGATTGGTTTATAGCCTTAACCTTGTCAGTAAATTAattcctaatgggattaactgagtgataacatGGGGCAGGTGTGGTGTAGTGGAGGAAGCTGATCATTGGGGGTGTGAATatgatttgtatattttgtatctggctaggGGCCATCGCCCTCTCTGTTCTCTAATAATGTGAGcaccttccctctgccacaatcTCCCaccataatgttcagcctcaccttgaagGTGAGGGCCCAAGGAATGGAATCTGCTGTGTTtgcattgagacctctgaaaccatgagtccccagAGAAACTTTCCCTGCTCTGTAGTTGTTGGGGTTGGGTGTTGTAGTGACAgcgtgaaaaagctgactaacacaaagacAGAACCACAAAGCAGAAATGCAGTTCTGTATCTGCCGCCAATCAAAccattccttctccatctcccctgTAAGTCCTCCCCTCACATGGCTCACCATCCAAGCACTCCCTCTCTTTCCGTCTCTCCTTCCTCAATTCCTGAATCACTTTATACTCAGGCTCTTCAATTTTCCCTTTGCCTGTGAACTTCTCACAGCCTAAAGAGCCCTGGAAACTGCCTGGAGCAAAGGCTGCCTGGGAGATGTGCCCTCGGGTCCCTGATTCTGCAGGAAGACTCTCCAGTGGGTGGCCTCCCTGATGCCAGGAACACCTGCTGTCCCACcctgtgtctctctctcccaAGTTGCCCACAGTTTCCCCCCTTGGTGGATTTCAGACTTTTCCAAGTCCCCATCAGGCGCATgttggcccatgcctataatcacagcaactcaggagactgaggcaggaggatggcaaatttgaggccagcctcagcaacttagtgaggacctaagcattTTAGTGAGAaactatctccaaataaaagcaaaaaacataaagggcaggggatgtggttcagtggttgagaaccaatgggttcaatccctagtacagacAAACAGGAGGAGTCTTGCCCTAAGTCTAGAAGACTGATTCCACCCTCCttgtttcctcttcctctctgagtGAGCCCAGATTTGCTGCAAGGTAACTCGAAACTTGTGTGACTGTAGTAAACATGGTTTCCATTCTGTGGTCTTCGTGGGTGACACTACTGTCCTCAAAAAGCTGTTTTTACtatggaaatttttgaaaaaaaaatttgaaataattttgatatgGCCAAAGACCCCTTTGAAAGCTATTTTCAGGTGTTGTTTTTTCGTAGGGATTCAGTGCTTTTCTGTCTCACGGGAGGAACAGGAGGGTCACATATGAACAAAATTGAGTCCATGGTGTGGAGTGAATGCAGAGATGCATCCCTGACCGTCACACTCTCCCGGATTCTGCGCACTTTCATGAGATCGGATTCAATCAATCAATCTGGAGGAAGAAAATCGAATCAGGATTAAATGGGTGGAGACTGGAGAACCTGATCAGATACTGCTTTCTGATTGGATGCCAGCCAATCAGATGGAGGTGGGGGCGTGGTCAAAGAGGTCCATAAAAGCTTCTGTGGAGCCAGAAGAGAAACACAAGAGTCCTGGAGCCCAAGGAGAACCAGCCTGGCCTGCTGAGGCTCCGAGAACCCTGCACACCTGGACCGATCCCGTAAGTCCCTCACCGCCCTGAGCACACCCCGTCCCCGCCTCACCTGTGCGGATTCAGGACAAGTGTTTTCCCTGTCTTTTCTCATGAACCAATTTACAGCCTCAATTTTgcctctcagtgtagttttaccttgatcttgaactctAAGATTTCCACTTTGGTTCATGTcactttcaattttcttactttctttctttggtatgggctattgaacgcaggggcactcaaacacttaTCCACATCCGCATCCCTGTTTTgtgctgtattttgagacagggtctcactgagttgcttagcgcctactcttgctgaggctgactttgatcgCATCATCCCCTGGTCTGAGTTCTCTggagactctgggattacaggcttgtgcatGCACGCCctgcactttttctttttctaaattgttgttttctaaagtttatatggacaatataatttatttatccatttatttatttggtggtatGGTGATTGAacgagggccttgtgcatgtgaggcaaacactctatctaCAGAGGtatgtccccagcccaacatttaaTAACTCTTAcctgctgctgaggatcaagcccagtgcctcacatgtccgaggaaagtgctcttccactgagctccagGCAAAGccaatttaaaattacttaatcAAGGAAGTGAATTGCAATCCTATTTCATCTAATTGATTGGAATTCtattttctgataataaaaatgtttactttgtgtGCCCTTAAAATTATACTGTTTTGTTGGGcgttgtggcacacacctgtaatcccaacaccTCCAGAGTTTGATGAGGCCAGAGaattagagttcaaagccagccacagcagcaCGAGGTGCTgaacaaatcagtgagaccctgtctccaactaaaatacagaatatgGCTGGGGGCAGTGACTTACTGGTTGAgtgtcctgaattcaatccccaatattgctTCATCCCCCAAATTATACTTTAAGGCTTATGtagttttgtaattttataatttgtttaaacaaataaaccaaaagctTCAAACTATCTCATGCAACACTTCACAGACTCTGTTCTTCTGATCTGTTTGTTCTCTTGACCTCCCAACTAAGGTGGCAGAATCTCACATGTGTAACAGACATCCCTGAGACTCTGTTCTAATTTCCAAGTGTTTTATAGTATGGGCACTTGCTTTATATTTacccatttaattttttgaaattaaaaataacatcacCCATGTGAGGCCGACTCCTTTCTGAGCCTCTGTAGTTGTTGAAACTGAGGAGCCTACTGCATTAAGTCACATGACACTCCAATTTCCCTTTTATAAGGACAAAATAGTAATCAAACGCTTTCCCCAAtaaggttagggtaagttttaacTCCCCAGTATCCGCTTCCCAGTGGCTGGCAATGAATGGGATAGTGGCCTTTTCTCTGGGCCATTTTCCTGGATCCTTCTTCTTTCAGACTCCCCAGGATGAGCATCCAGTCCCCACCCACGCTGCTGGAGCTGGCAGGGCGCAGCCTGCTGAGCGACAAGTCCAGGGCCCTCCTGGATCTGGAGGACCTGCCCATAGAGCTCTTCCCACCACTCTTTGTGGAGGCCTTCAACAGGGGACACACTGAGGTCCTGAAGAAAATGGTGCAGGCCTGGCCCTTCACCTGCCTGCCCCTGGGGGCCCTGATGAGGCAGCCACAGCCTGAGATGCTCCGAGTGGCCCTGGATGGGCTGGACATGCTGCTTGCCCAGCAGGATGGCCCCAGGTGAGGGGGACCCAGGTGGCCTGGAAGGGAGCACCCTCGGTGCCAGGAAGGGATGGCTGTGGGCAGGGAGAGTAGGTGCTGCAGTGTGCTCCACAGGCTTCCTGTGCTGCCAGCAAGGAGGGGTGGAGAGGCCTTGGCCATGCTGAGCCCCACATGGGAGGGGTTTCCAGATGTGGAGGTGCTTGTGGCAGCTGTGCTGACCCCTGAATGAGGCTGTACCTGCCCCTGCCTCCGTCTCTACAAGTGGGGGCACCAGGCTGAATTGGAGGGAAGTGGGTggagaaaagagagacagaaggGAGCAGCAgctgagaggggaaggaagggaactCAGGGCTGAGAGTCTGCTGTTGTCCCCGCAGGAGGTGGAAACTGCAGGTGCTGGATTTGCGGATGGTTCCACGGAACTTCTGGAGGACATGGTCTGGAGCCATGGTCGATGCCTGCTCACCAGAGGACATTAAGAGGAATCAAACATTGAAACTCGGTTCAGCAATGGCAGCTAAGCTGCCCTTGAAGATATTCGTAGACTTCTGCCTCAAAGAGGGGCCCCTGGATGAAATCCTGACTCTTTTGTTCCTATGGGTCACACCGAGAAGGGACAGGCTGCACCTGTGTTGCAATAGGCTGAAGATCTTTGGGAAACCCACTGGCCACACCAGAAATGTCCTAAGATTGTTGCAGCTGGACTCTGTCCAGAAGGTGGAAGTGCACTGCACATGGGTGCCCTCCACCTTGGCTGCTTATGCTCCTTTCTTGGgccagatgaggaacctgaggaaGCTGCTTGTCTCCGAGGTCTGCATGCCTGCCCACAGCTCCCCAGAGGAGCAGGAGTGGCTGCTCGCCCAGCTCACCTCGCAGTTCCGCAGGATGGACTGCCTGCGGAAGTTATGTATGCATGCTGTCCTCCTCCTCGAGGGCCACCTGGAGCAGGTGCTGGGGTGAGTAAAGGGATGAGCTTCCTCTGCGACCAATATCAGTAAATCTGAAagggcacctactgtgtgccagccacTGACCCTTTCATGGTGAACAAGGCACTGGAAGGTAAATAACCCATCATCTCTTCCTGTTGTATCCTGAAGCTCCATCTCCTAACCTGGG
This region of Ictidomys tridecemlineatus isolate mIctTri1 chromosome 11, mIctTri1.hap1, whole genome shotgun sequence genomic DNA includes:
- the LOC144368556 gene encoding PRAME family member 12-like; protein product: MSIQSPPTLLELAGRSLLSDKSRALLDLEDLPIELFPPLFVEAFNRGHTEVLKKMVQAWPFTCLPLGALMRQPQPEMLRVALDGLDMLLAQQDGPRRWKLQVLDLRMVPRNFWRTWSGAMVDACSPEDIKRNQTLKLGSAMAAKLPLKIFVDFCLKEGPLDEILTLLFLWVTPRRDRLHLCCNRLKIFGKPTGHTRNVLRLLQLDSVQKVEVHCTWVPSTLAAYAPFLGQMRNLRKLLVSEVCMPAHSSPEEQEWLLAQLTSQFRRMDCLRKLCMHAVLLLEGHLEQVLGHLKTPLESLSITKCPLSDSDWNYLSRCPITSQLRHLDLRYIKLTNFSPEPLKILLETVAATLYRLDLEACEMTESQLQAILPALSRCSQLRTLCFFRNGISMSVLRDLLCHTARLSQLSIELYPAPLESYDAQGAIHPGRCSQLCAELTELLKDFRQPQVLIFYTLPCPQCGHMFIYNRGLNHCFCPTAA